The proteins below are encoded in one region of Thermothelomyces thermophilus ATCC 42464 chromosome 1, complete sequence:
- a CDS encoding copper binding domain-containing laccase, translating into MGSLRGLLEGVVDTALDSLYTATGSLTQSRTNGLSLLGTLLAPTLPLFLTNNSLPDGYPWGELTDEGTNPYTECPRTGVTRHYDFTVSRASIAPDGYLRDVLLVNGAFPGPLVEANWGDTIVVDVHNDITGPEEGTAIHWHGFLQHGTPWEDGVPGITQCPIPPRRSYRYEFVASLYGTSWYHSHYSAQFAGGLFGPIVIHGPTRENYDIDLGPILLTDWYHREYFDIIEEMLAPGGSAKVVSDNNLIDGKMHFDCSTVAPGDNTPCFDNAGVSKFRFQTGKTHRLRLINGGADGVQRFSIDEHTLTVIAEDFVPVKPYNTSVVTLGVGQRADVLVTANVGEPTSAFWMRSNLSSCLPARQPYAVAAVYYDQADTSTTPSSRAWDVLDPGTCTNDDLDITEPLFPIPLPEPTLTHTMDIELFTNASNVTLWKFNGVSMRADYNSPVLLLANDGNFTYPPQWNVVNQHNHTAIRIIVNNRSPSAHPMHLHGHNFYVLHEGPGEWDGTIVRPSNPRRRDVYSVRSKGHLVIQFDGAPGVWPFHCHIAWHVSGGFMATLIVKPDEVERMEIPRDVEKNCRAWAMWSKYNVVDQIDSGT; encoded by the exons ATGGGCTCGCTGCGCGGTCTGCTCGAGGGGGTCGTCGACACCGCCCTCGACTCGCTTTACACAGCAACAGGTAGTTTGACGCAGAGCAGGACAAATGG CCTCTCGCTCCTGGGGACTCTCTTAGCCCCTACCTTACCTCTCTTCCTAACCAACAACTCTTTGCCAGATGGGTACCCGTGGGGGGAGCTGACCGACGAGGGTACCAACCCGTACACGGAGTGCCCCAGGACCGGCGTGACAAGACACTACGACTTCACGGTGAGCCGGGCTTCTATCGCTCCCGACGGGTACCTACGCGATGTGCTCCTCGTCAACGGGGCCTTCCCCGGGCCGCTGGTCGAGGCCAACTGGGGCGACACGATCGTGGTGGATGTCCATAACGACATTACCGGGCCGGAGGAGGGCACAGCAATCCATTGGCACGGGTTTTTGCAGCACGGGACGCCCTGGGAGGACGGCGTTCCTGGCATAACCCAATGTCCGATCCCGCCCAGGAGAAGCTACAGGTATGAGTTCGTCGCTAGTCTTTACGGCACAAGCTGGTACCACTCCCACTACTCGGCCCAATTCGCCGGCGGTCTCTTCGGGCCCATTGTGATTCACGGCCCAACGCGCGAGAATTACGATATCGACCTCGGTCCCATCCTGCTCACCG ACTGGTACCACAGAGAATATTTCGACATCATCGAGGAAATGCTCGCTCCTGGCGGCAGCGCCAAGGTGGTGTCGGACAACAACTTGATCGACGGCAAGATGCATTTCGACTGCTCGACTGTCGCTCCAGGGGATAACACTCCGTGCTTCGACAACGCCGGAGTCTCCAAGTTCAGGTTTCAGACGGGCAAGACGCATAGGCTGCGCCTGATCAACGGCGGTGCTGACGGCGTTCAGCGCTTCTCGATCGACGAGCACACACTCACCGTCATCGCTGAGGACTTTGTACCGGTGAAACCCTACAACACCTCGGTGGTCACCCTGGGGGTCGGTCAGCGCGCCGACGTGCTCGTCACGGCAAATGTCGGCGAGCCCACCTCGGCCTTCTGGATGCGGTCCAACCTGTCGTCGTGCCTGCCGGCGCGGCAACCCTATGCCGTGGCGGCCGTCTACTATGACCAAGCGGACACTTCAACCACGCCATCGAGCAGGGCCTGGGACGTCCTCGACCCCGGAACGTGCACAAAtgacgacctcgacatcacCGAGCCGCTGTTTCCCATCCCACTGCCCGAACCGACCCTGACCCATACCATGGACATCGAGCTCTTCACCAACGCCTCCAACGTGACGCTGTGGAAGTTCAACGGCGTCTCGATGCGTGCCGACTACAACAGTCCCGTCCTCCTGCTGGCCAACGACGGCAATTTCACCTACCCACCCCAGTGGAACGTGGTCAACCAGCACAACCACACGGCCATCCGCATCATCGTGAACAACAGGAGCCCCAGCGC TCACCCGATGCATCTCCACGGTCACAATTTCTACGTTCTCCACGAGGGCCCGGGAGAATGGGACGGCACCATCGTCCGTCCGTCGAACCCCCGCAGGAGAGACGTGTACTCGGTACGGAGCAAGGGCCACTTGGTGATTCAGTTTGACGGCGCGCCCG GCGTCTGGCCCTTCCACTGCCACATCGCTTGGCACGTGTCCGGCGGCTTCATGGCGACGCTGATCGTCAAGCCCGACGAGGTGGAGCGCATGGAGATCCCCCGCGACGTGGAGAAGAACTGTCGGGCGTGGGCGATGTGGTCCAAGTATAACGTCGTAGACCAGATCGATAGCGGGACTTGA